aatatcagtggatatttatatacatgatataaaaagtctaaagcttttaatatgaaaatgtgatatagaaatcacaaattagtttcttgaagaaacaatattgatacgcttttaaagtagttgaaatcatattgagatttttattagcttgaaagttaccgagagtttggatatgcataattaactgcatatttatatggatcattggatcatgatatatatatatatatgaaaatccttgaaggatagaaaatgcttgaaacttctaatctgaatacatctagaaatatgtattctatcaaatttcaaagatccttatatgatctaaagcaatccaaacgtaaatggaaacaagctattattgcagtttatatatatgatttaaatgtcattgaggctccagaagaactcatgaaaactgcacatatttgaaatataaatctgaaacccttgtggcttcaaggggaagatggatgatgttattagtcatgaaataccatcttttaatagaattagtatttcagattcaaattatgggtttgatatgaagtgtgcattattaaagaagaaataaaaagaaacacatAAAacatttaccagaagatagaaacacaaatatgaatatttgtgaaatattattttattatcttgaaacaagaattacagaaatttgaggcactttgcctcattcttcaagcgctcttgttcttcaagaatttgcatggcatccctatctaaaggggtgggtaatcgaaaagaagatttaatcaaggattttaaattcttattctcttgctttattgctcatatcttcatgttggactccagaagaagtcgttgaaggatagcaatattctcgtggagtttgtcaactccacaagttctagattgcagttgctgagaaaatgcgacaatggatgatgagtatcgggtaccgagactcataAGCTCAtaaatagcttcattatctgacttatgagtcagatcattatattgcatgatagcacctgtgatagaagcaggaacagctgatgaaagaggtgcagaatacctcatatattgaccctgagaagattgatgagccattgcagaaaaatattgcaggataagaatgcagaaagagattgtagagtaaaaatgcagtatgattacagaaaagtgaagaaaatgagatacgaatgaagatgagctgaatatctcttttatagagaaaattatgatacagcatctctcgtgaagcaagagaaaagaaacgaaatataacttcatagctctgcggcgcctgacagctgcagcgcctgacagctgcagcGCCTGACaacacgcctgacacctacagaagagttgaaaatcagcggtgcttgtctggtctaaaagctggccaccgtttttattgaaaaaggagattagcggtttaatgttgatgaattcttcactaactgtgttatttacaagaactccagaagagcacaactccagaagagtagtgatgagcagaaagatccagttgtgattattttatcaacatggatcaagtccacatttagttggatgtacagatgcaagttatctttcagatccacacaagaaaatcattgcAATTTATGAGAAGAAAAGTGAAATTGATGTTAAGAAGATACGGTCAAGtaataatctggcagatttattcattaaagcattaccaactgcaacatttaagaaaattgtgcagaacattggaatgcggaggtttgaagacctgttatcatacatttttcaggagaagtaatgtcttgaagacttgtgctgattgtactatttttccttcgctaaggttttatcccactgggttttcctttgcaaggttttaatgaggcaatcctaaagcacttggCGGttcacatgaatactgtactctttttccttcgccattgattttttcccacagggtttttccttgacaaggttttaacgagacatattctttaaatatggtcatccaaaggggaagtgttataaactatcttgaattgtatgaccacatttagttaGCCGTCAAACGCATAATACTAGTCGTTAAAAGCATAAtctcttttgtaaccctatatatatgggtaaattgatgttatataatatacaaattaataagagaatctcctctctcgcactctctcaatctcttgaaactctcttCTTTTCATTAAGTTTCATAacataacttatattttatacataaataatgGCAAGACCCTTCTTGACTTTTTTTGTTGACTtttttgtaatctttttatttatctataaaatatgcttgattaaaaaaaaaaagaaaaaaatgaggaGGAGGTAGATTCATACCTCACCGTCAAATATGCTGCCATGTTTCAGGGTGCCGAGAGAGAGACAAAGCCGAGCTGTGGAATTTCGGTTCCCCAGAGCCGAAACGGAGGAGGGTTTCTACTTGGAAAATGGAGGTCTGGTTTTGGAGCATCTCATTACTTCTTTTGATGGCAAATACAGTCCCTTTCGGATCTTCTCCAAACGAGAGCTCTACAAGGCCACCAACGAGTATTGTGTGAATGGAATCTTACACGAGGATTTCAAGCATAGCCTCTACAGAGGAACCCTTGATGGTCGTGAAATATGTGTCAAGAAATTTCTGGCAACCTCATCTCGGATTCATAAAACATGGTGCATAAACGAGGTGGCGGTCGTGTCTCAGTTGAGCAAGCACAAGAATGTCCTGAAGCTCTTGGGTTGTTGCTTGGAGACTGAAATCCCAACGTTAGTGTACGAGTTTGCAAGAAATGGAAGCCTCTCCGATCATATACTGGACGGCCGTCGGCGGCTATCATGGAAGAGCAGGCTTAGTGTAGCGAGCGAAGCAGCACATGCAGTTGCGTATCTTCACAACGTCACGCCCGATCTGATCGTCCATCGAGATATAAACTCGAGAAATATCCTCTTAGACGGAAACTTTGTTCCTAAACTGTTCGAGTTCGGGTTCTCGGTGCCCATTCCCATGGGTGAAAAACATGTAGATGCCGAAGTTGTGGGGGACGTTGGGTTTATTGCTCCGGAATCGCTAAATTCCGGCAGGTATACAGAGAAGAGCGATGTTTATAGCTTCGGATCCGTCTTGCTTGAGATTTTAACTGGAAAGAGTGCGAGGAACATGGTGCCTGAATGGAATTGCAGAGGGGAAAGTTCAATCTCAAATGCCAAAAGTGGCAAttggacagagagagagagaaatactGAATCCTATTTGAAGGGTGATCTAGCGGGTGAAGGAGACAAGAAACAACAAATGGAATGTGCAGAGATCGCAGTTCGATGTCTTAAGATGAATGCCGATGAGAGGCCTACCATGATAGAAGTTTCCCGATCGCTGAGAGAGATCAGAAGGCTCGGCTCCAAAGCACCCCAACATAACGTGAAGCATCTCTCATGAATAAACAAAGAATGTGTGATAGGAAGGGTTGGAGATTTGTGAAATGTTTGGGCATAATCAATTTGACCAACTACAGTTCTTTACTATACATAAGCAACATCCTCGTTGTTTCATGACAATCACACTGAACAATATTGATTATCATCCTTTCATTATTTCTTCATgtaatatcaaataattgaaaaacTATATAacttttacttatatataatttcatttcatatcatgaaacgatgaaatgatgaaaatcattttttatagcaTGCAGTACATGCTGCCTAACATGCTGGTGCTTGTCATCTCTAAGATCCTGATAAAATGCTGCGGACGGAACGATGCAGGAGTCTGCAAGTCTGACTTGCAATTCCAGTATGAGACAGgcacagtttcaatcacaagtATGCCAAATTAATCACGCCAAAACTCTTATGAATACCATCGTTACATGCGCGAGAAAAATTGGGGGGGGGGAAGTGTTTAAATTTAcatcatatattttatgaaacacTGATGCACCAACGAAATGCAGCATAACAAGATAGGCAGCTACTTCCATGGCAGGCACATAACACTGCTGTATCAGTCATCAAACTATGACATGCAGTCGTATGAAACTGTGACCATCAACCTGTGCAAAACGCCTTAACGCTATTGATGACATGGAAGCTTCAAACCACATAAAACTTAGTCACTatgataaaaaacaaaatttatctcTTTCAAAACTTAAAATACAATCCTCgattatttttctcaaaaaggaaagaaaaaaaaaaaactaaatcaaagatcaaattcagtGCCCGGCCTACAATTTAAGGATGTAAGTATTTGAAAAAAGCGGGTGATATCACAATTATTTAGGTATTCAAGTTACGTGCACATCAGATTTAAATGAGAACAAACTATATTTAAAGAGATGGGTTGGATGAAGGGGAAGCCATCACTGAGAGAACGTCTGTCACAGAAGCCATGACACTCAAAGCTGCTTTCAGAACATCCTGTGAACACCCTGGCTTTACAATAGTTCGTACCTGGAGAGAAAAAAAGCAGTTCGATGAGAGAGAATTTACAAATGGAGGGACGTACAAGCCAAATGGGCAATGCATAGGTGATGCAGACTGAAGGAAGCACAAGGAAACAATCTCTAATTCCAAAATATCTTGCAAATTaggttcatatttttttttaaaaaaaggtataTATCTCAAGTATGACAATTCCCACTCAAGGGTAATGCTGTAGGAGATGAGGCAGGCATGAGGCTTAAACTTGATTCTCCAAAGGCTACTCCAGTTGGCAATCAGGTATTGTATCGTTCCAATGTATTATAGTAGGAGctaggttatatatatatatatatatatatatttgataagtaaatacaaagataaaataattttttacaaaaaaccagttttgttttatatatgtttCCACAACTTCAACTTGTTAGGGGTGTCGATGTAATTTCATCATTTCTGTTGTGGCCCAAAGTTCAACTTGTGAAACTTCCGATTAACGGTTGGGGTTCTTGCAGTTCAATGGAGAGAACAAAGCCTTGAGAAAAATTTTTCAGCAATTACTATCTCCTAGGTTTGTGCGACGAAATTCTAATAGGTGTAACAAGTTTGTGTGATGGGACGATGGATTTATAAAATTAGTAAATGTGATATAGTTTAGAtaccataaaaaaatttcatatcacATAAGGAAGTGTAAGCTtgcaatgaaataaataataaaaaaaacaaaacaataagtaTCATCTTTTAAAATCTCACAGAATTAAATCCATCAACAGAAAGCGATGGATTACAAAACCTTGCAAACTAAATGGTTGTAGCAATGTAAATATTGTGcatgaataaaactaaaaaattgagACCATAGTATCATAAGCACCTTATCAAGATATTCTTGCAATTTCTTGATGCGGCCCATGTAATCCTGGTCTTCTACACATAGAGTTACAGCCTTAGAATCAGAACCAGGACCATCAAACTGAAGAGGTCCTGGATTTCTGTATATGTCGTCCATCAAAAATTTTGCTGCATTTTGCCTCAACAGACTGCAACCAAAGTTATTCACCACATTAAAACCAGAGTAACAATCAAACCACATGAAGCAAAAATCAATGCTTAATCAAACAATTACCCcatccaaaaatttaaaaaaaaaaaaaaaaaatcaaatcactAGGAGACTTACTCGTATCCTTTGCCTCTCAAGTCCACAGTTGCTGGATGAATGGCAGGTTTTCCTATTGACAAGGCCCCCGGTTTTTGAGACCAATGCTTCACAGTCATCATTGCCTAATGTTCATCAAGTACATCAATGAAGTCAACGGCCACGACAATTGCAAGAATtatcaaagaaccaaaaaacacTGGACTGCACTTAACttggaaaataataaattaagaaaaattttaaaattcgtATTTGTTATGAAGGAAAAGCTCTAAAAAAACATATTGAGAAAGAAAACCCTACTGTCATTGGAGCAGCACCACAACGCCAATTCTTCACTGGATTCTTCAGGTTAGTTATAGTTGCCAGGTAGCCATTCAAACCAGCAGCTAAAATATGATAGCAGATATGCCCAAGAACCTGCAAGAATATCATCTCAATGTTAACGTAAAAAGAGGATATTAATAGCTAAAAATGCTCAGGAGACAAAGAAATGCCTAACGTTTACATACAAAGGCATAGTCACAATCAAATTTTGATGGTAATGATCCCCGAGCCTGATAACCGAAGAAGTGGCAGATAGCATTAAATTTCTTCCCTTTGTATGTGCCTTCTTTCTGTTCAAAATGCAAAAGGCATCAGCAACCATGAGTCTTGTTGCGTTAAATATAACTCAGCATAAACAGTTCTGGAAACAATTCTAGTCTGTTATAATTTATTATCCCAAAAAGCAATCAAATGCTAATCTATAATCATGattcaaattaattaagcatCAGACAAAATAAAAGTACAGGATAGAATACAAGTCAAACAATAACTACAATTCTAAGGAATATTTAATGACTACACAACATAAACTTCAGTAAGGACTAACAGTCTTAGGAAAGGAAGCAAAATTCCATGCTAAAGCAAAAGAAGAGAGGCAAGATTAGCAGCAAAGAACTAATGCACTAGATGGATTTTGCATTCTGTGGGGGAGTAACAAGGCCCATTGGATGCCAAATCATTCCCctaaggaaataaaaataactttctcAGGCACCATAACACAGAAAAATCCCCTTGTTAAAAATAGACATTCAAGTAACAAGAGGAAATAATATTTGAGATATCCCAACCAGAAAAAGATGTCacgaaaagagagaaaaatccCAGTGCAGTCAATATTAGAAGTTTAGAACAAAGCATGAAAAAGCTATACATGTATAAGagcaaacaataaaaaaagaaacaagaattgTGTACCAGACGCTTGTTCATTTCAGTCTCCACAAGATGTGCAAAAAGTTTCTCTGTTTCGATCTGCACAATAAAGTAAAAAGGATATTAGAGATCTTAAAGTTTAATGTGTTCTTTCCATAATGAAAGTATCTGAAGCCCATTACCTGGGATAATTGTGCGGAATCATCTGATTCAGGGTAAAGGAGCAGCTGTAACATTCAAAATCTCAATCTTAGACGGGCATAactcattaaaattaaattaagtggAATGTCTTTCAATGGGAGAAGCACGGGAAATTGGAACCTGTTTCCTAATAAAAGGAggcaaaaattcaaacaaagcaGATGCCCAGGGTGAAAGTTGGGAAAAAATGTTATCCGTAGAAACACCTTGCTTGAGGAAACCATGGATTTCCTGAGGCACAAAATATCAATGTTAAATCACAAACACATTATTTAGCTCATTAATGTCAcatgaaaatacaaaaagaaatataaatttgtAACCGCATAGTTTTGGATGGAAAAAGAAGCCGTTACTTAAAGAAGATACTTCAGGATTATTCATCTATGGGGGCAGAGATAGTGAGAGATGGAAAGAGAGACACGGGTGCTTCAAAAGGAATTATTATTTAACTACCAAAGTTACCTTCAAAAGAGCATAAACTTCAGGAATGCTTTCTATAAGCCCTTCTGGTAGTAAGATAACCCCATGGTTCTTGTCTGgtccaaataaaaaagatcaGATAACGAAAATTGAAAGTAGCACCAACTGTAGCATTAAAAAACCACAAACTATTTGAAACCTTGTCCTGCCCTGGCTTGAACTGCATCACAAATTTGTTTTGTGATATCAAAAATAGTAAGTTTTGATGCAGCCACCTCCTCCCCAAGAATAACCTGCAAAGAGTGTATCAAGTTACAAGTAGAACAGTGATCAAGAAAAAtgtataattttaattgataaGTTCATAATGGTGACATCAAGTCCAATGgcattagaaaaaattaatactaaCCATGTTCGGATGGGACTGGAGGGTGCACTCTAGAGCAACGTGTGATGCCTTCCGACCCATGAGTCGGATGAAATAATAATACTGGAATGGAAAACAAGTTAGGTAGATTTTTCAATTGAACAAcataaaaaaggaagagaatggATACCCAAGAATTGATAAACCATGAAAAAGATTGCACAGaaagatcaataatcatacaCTAATCAACTACCACTGAAATTAGACTGAAAAGATCAGAGATTTCACAAGAACTGAATCAAGGACATTAATCCATTACCTTCTCTGCAGAGAGTGCATCAGTGCAAACATTACTGATGAGCTGGGAATTGACctgaaaaattaattaactaattaattcTCATGGCCAAGACTCATGGATTACAAATGGTCTCATCACATAATTTTGGAACTCTTCTAACAAAAAATGATGAGATTTATGCCTCGtttggaaaatgagatgagatgagaaatctgtaaatagtagtaaactgatttgagttaaaatgttttaatggaatttgggaaatgagagagaaaaaagttgaataaaaatattataaaattaaaatatcattagaatattatttttattttagaatttgaaaaggttgaattgtcttttgtgttttgtttggaggtTAGGGAAAGTTAttatgattagatgaaaaaaagttgaagatttgaaactgaaaagtgtttgtgtttgactgatgtttgggaagaaaattatgagaaattttgagacTATATGAGATTTGTTCGCAATTGAGGCCTTAGGAGACAAGCATACTACATATGTTTCCAGGATCCAAACAGCTATATGAATAATCTAATCTTATTAACATGCAAGTGCACCTCAACACAATAAGAAGCAGAAAACATATACATAAAGGGAGTAGGGTTTGTTACCTTCAGCGAGAATCAGATTTTCAAGCATGATACCCCTAGACTACTGATGCAATAGGATTTTCTTTGGGTGATTAGGAGTAATTTCTTAAACATGCAAGTACACCATCAACATAACTTAATTAATACCTTACATATCGTGTCAAAACCAACATTAGTTTCCACAAATTGGTTCCTGAGATCTCCATTCAGAGTGACAGGTACACCAACCACCTGAGAAATGCACAGAAGTTAAAATGATAAGACTATAGTAGGgcaaaataatattcaaataaatttatgCAAAATGCAAGGTACAGAACCGCaatagaaaaactaaaaaaatccaCTAAGGGAGAAAACCACCTATAATATGACTGTTCACTGGAGTATTTCATAAATTCCATCATATAAAATTCACATGCTAAATACCTTTGTGGCACACTTTGCCTCGGCAAATGTTTCAGCGAGCTGAGCAGCATCAGTGTTTGATGTCACCCCTTCAAAAACATCAAATTCATATTCAATAActtcaaactaaaaatatatatgccaACGTTAAAAATAGCCACATCCATAGTACCTCCAATAATGACAAGGCCatccaatttcaaatctttacatGCAGTTAAGGCAGCATTAACTTGCTCGGTTGTTCTAATTTGATCTTGTGTCCGTCCCAGCAAATCATAACCACCTAGTGAAAGACAACCAAAATAAAGATCATACACTTCAATGCATGGTGATTTAATATTGCAACAAGAAGATTTCCTTATACAACCACCTACCTTGATTTTTGTAGGTTGAAAGAATGTCATCTGTTATCTCAAGAGTTTTCTTTGCAAATAAACCTTCTGAACCACCTGTTTGCAATTACAAGGGCATTGTATTAAGTAATTACTATAGCTTACTGCAAAAATGCACACACCATGCTGTCATATGCCAGCTTTTTCTCACCATCTTCTCATATGCCAACCAAATTGGCAATGAAATATGTTACAAAAATGCAACCTAACTGCAGCATTctgaaacaatattttaatgtgAAGCATATTGCACAACGAAACATGTCAAAAAATTCatagagagagaataaaaacaAAGTATATAGGACCTGACTATTAACGTGTAATGCCTCAAtaaaaggcccaaaccacaaggcttatactccaaaaggactagtcaatgatacaattggagtcccattggaaccttataaagagtaagaacttttccttcccaagcaatgtgggatcttatACACCGTCTGCCCTTATCATATAAGGTATCACAATCTTTCCCTCTTAAATTCCCGACGTCCTCGTCGGGCCCATCTATCGTAGGTGGCAcaactcaagtcccacatttctgatTGGAAtaggctttgataccatttATAACGCCTCAATATAAAGCCCAAACCATAtggtctatactccaaaagaactgATCAACAATACAATTGAAGCcctattggaaccttataaataGTAAGAACTTCTTATTcctaagcaatgtgggatcctgTACACCACCTACACTTATCCTTATCAAATGGGATATCACATAACCAGAGGGTTTGGttaatatatacacacataaaaCACATGTACAGACAAAGGACAAATACACATACCAACTAGTATGAAATAAACAGATAGTAGAACAATAGAAAAGGCAGTTTACCTAGAAATCCAAGTAAAGTATTACTAGGGTTGTGGATTTTAAGAGCATCATGAAGACCCCATATAACATTATGTCCTCCAGGAGACTGTCTCCCACAAAAGACTATTCCCACCCTGTTAGAAGACAATCCATTGGATACATAAGATTGATTGTCAAATAAAAAACTGAAATGGTAATCAGATGGGTACCTAATTGCTGGATGCTCAGTTATAATCTGAGCATCTGGGACTTTTGCTGTTGCCCTGAGAAAGTGAGCCAAGGGCTGACCATAAGTATGGGGAAAATATCGGCATATGCTGTGGGCATCATTGGGGTCTATCACAGTAGTTGCATCACCCAATTCAACCCTGACAGCAGTTCCCTGTATCATGACCATGTATGATTACGTTAGAAATTATTCCAATCCCGTCAAACTTTTAACAACCAGGAAACACCCTTCTAAACTTTCATAAATGCTATTTACATTGGAAATATTTTTGAGTTCAAATACTTCCAACAACCCGTTATAAGTCATACTTAGTCTCTAGTGTGCGTGCTCAAATAATAAGAtgtctatttttcatttatcaaaaaacCCTCTGTTTGAATCTCACAGCCAGATTGTAATCTGCAAAATAggcatttgataaaaaaaaatccaaatacatCCCAGCAACACTACGGTTGCTTACTGCGAGGCGATGGCAGTGAACAGTTACAAAAATAGTAGCAACCAAAGAATACTGAGCCAAACCGAGCGGCACTAAACAACAATAGATCTAATCGAGCAGTTCCATCAATTCTCTGAGATGATAACCGAACTAGACATCAATCAGATCACAAATTTTTTCGAACACATAGAGAGCGACCCATGGAACAAAACAACAATTTAAGTTCATTCACCATTATTtgcgggaaaaaaaaaaaaaaaaaaaaacgatctTAGACTACACAcgaaacaaaaaagtaaaagaaaaaagaatcgaAACGAAACAAGCGGAAGCTCCGATGATTTAGCGACTCTAAAAATAGGAGTCAAAATGGAGAGTGCAAAAATCAAACTTGTAtcgagagtgagggagagagagacagtAGTGGGGACCTGAAGACAAGGAGGGAGTACAGGTTTGTAGAGAGATCGGAGTTTTTGAAGATCGGAGAGTTCCCTGGGAATGCCGTAGTCTGAATCCATCGAGAAAATCTCCCTTTGCTCTCTGTGTTGTTGTTGCTGGTATTGTTGCCTTGTTGGTGCTGCGGGCTCGGAGGGGCTTCTAAAGACAGTTTATGAGGTAGAAAGCGACCGGGCGATACAACCAACTAACACGCAGGTTTGGTCGACTCGCCCGCGGTCTCTGTTTTTATAAAACTAACCTtcgtttcttattttattacgaAAAATGCCACTGATACCCTTTTGGAACCCTCTCTGATATCTTATCCCACATTTTTCAAGCATATCCCGCATCCATCGTCATCGTTAGTATTTAATTCTTTGCCATCTCACCCGCATTATTTTACTTTATCCTACGTCTTTACCATACCCCAAAAGAAATAATTCCTTTTTATATTTCATTCTCTAACTTTTTGGAAAAtgtcacttttatttttctaatcagGAAAATATCACTTAATTCAAGTGGTTTGGAACTGTTATTGTCCATACACTATTTTGTAGGCATATGTTTGTATGaccaaatatataaatgaattgttATGCTTTGTGACTACGTgggtcttatatttatttttaaatatttatatttttattacgtCACAAAACAAAGATCGTGAAGTTTGCAATCTGATTGGACCAAAATTAAGCGTCGTGATGGTGACAAAAGAAAGACTTATTTAGTACATGATTGAGATTAtggtgaaaaatataatttataattttaaaatttatagtttataatttaaataataaattttaatatttaaaaattatttactatttagtaactatatatttaaaacactttcaaatacGTTATGTTTGTttataaacaaattagaaaagTGGTTTTT
This genomic window from Carya illinoinensis cultivar Pawnee chromosome 7, C.illinoinensisPawnee_v1, whole genome shotgun sequence contains:
- the LOC122316740 gene encoding pyrophosphate--fructose 6-phosphate 1-phosphotransferase subunit alpha, whose product is MDSDYGIPRELSDLQKLRSLYKPVLPPCLQGTAVRVELGDATTVIDPNDAHSICRYFPHTYGQPLAHFLRATAKVPDAQIITEHPAIRVGIVFCGRQSPGGHNVIWGLHDALKIHNPSNTLLGFLGGSEGLFAKKTLEITDDILSTYKNQGGYDLLGRTQDQIRTTEQVNAALTACKDLKLDGLVIIGGVTSNTDAAQLAETFAEAKCATKVVGVPVTLNGDLRNQFVETNVGFDTICKVNSQLISNVCTDALSAEKYYYFIRLMGRKASHVALECTLQSHPNMVILGEEVAASKLTIFDITKQICDAVQARAGQDKNHGVILLPEGLIESIPEVYALLKEIHGFLKQGVSTDNIFSQLSPWASALFEFLPPFIRKQLLLYPESDDSAQLSQIETEKLFAHLVETEMNKRLKEGTYKGKKFNAICHFFGYQARGSLPSKFDCDYAFVLGHICYHILAAGLNGYLATITNLKNPVKNWRCGAAPMTAMMTVKHWSQKPGALSIGKPAIHPATVDLRGKGYDLLRQNAAKFLMDDIYRNPGPLQFDGPGSDSKAVTLCVEDQDYMGRIKKLQEYLDKVRTIVKPGCSQDVLKAALSVMASVTDVLSVMASPSSNPSL
- the LOC122316741 gene encoding non-functional pseudokinase ZED1-like → MLPCFRVPRERQSRAVEFRFPRAETEEGFYLENGGLVLEHLITSFDGKYSPFRIFSKRELYKATNEYCVNGILHEDFKHSLYRGTLDGREICVKKFLATSSRIHKTWCINEVAVVSQLSKHKNVLKLLGCCLETEIPTLVYEFARNGSLSDHILDGRRRLSWKSRLSVASEAAHAVAYLHNVTPDLIVHRDINSRNILLDGNFVPKLFEFGFSVPIPMGEKHVDAEVVGDVGFIAPESLNSGRYTEKSDVYSFGSVLLEILTGKSARNMVPEWNCRGESSISNAKSGNWTERERNTESYLKGDLAGEGDKKQQMECAEIAVRCLKMNADERPTMIEVSRSLREIRRLGSKAPQHNVKHLS